The Clostridia bacterium genome includes a region encoding these proteins:
- a CDS encoding DUF1572 family protein, giving the protein MSASLGEILLQAVSAEFRRYKKLAEDAIAQLAPDEWSYAPGEESNSI; this is encoded by the coding sequence ATGAGCGCGTCGTTGGGAGAGATCCTGCTGCAGGCCGTTTCTGCGGAGTTCCGCCGGTACAAGAAGCTCGCGGAAGACGCCATCGCGCAGCTGGCGCCGGATGAGTGGTCCTACGCGCCGGGCGAGGAATCGAACAGCATC
- a CDS encoding glutaredoxin family protein, whose product MAVTVYTTPTCPYCRSAKRFLQERNVPFREVDVSRDPRAAAELVRRTGQTGVPVIDVNGEIIVGFDVARLQRALGVR is encoded by the coding sequence ATGGCGGTCACGGTGTACACGACGCCGACGTGCCCGTATTGCCGGAGCGCAAAGCGTTTCCTCCAGGAACGCAACGTGCCGTTCCGCGAGGTCGACGTGTCCAGGGACCCGCGGGCGGCGGCGGAACTGGTGCGCCGGACGGGCCAGACCGGCGTGCCGGTCATCGACGTCAATGGCGAGATCATCGTCGGGTTCGATGTGGCCCGGCTCCAGCGCGCGCTCGGCGTGCGCTGA